GATCGCTGCGGGGGTGCTGGTCGCGGCGGGGGTCGGACGGGCGTTCCGGGTGGAGGAGGAGTCGCTGGAGGGCTTGGTGTCGGCGTGCCGACGGTGAGTTCTCGACGGGGGCTGCGGTGACCCCCTAGGGGCGCGGGGCTGTGACATTTACGGCTCCGCCGTGTGGGCGCGACCAGCCACGACGGCGTCGCGGCGAAACGCCCAGCACCTCACAGCACCTCACAGCACCCCGGTAGAGCGCTCAGTGCCGGTCGGCGACGGCCCAGGAGGCGAGGGCGACGGCTCCGGCGACCCCGAACACGGCGGGCCAGGCGCCCACCTTCTTGGCCAGCGGGTGCGATCCGGCGAAGGCGGCGACGTACGCGACGGTCAGCGCCCCGGCGGCCGTCACACCCGCCTGCTCCTGCCAGCGCTGCGCGGCGACGGTCCCCGCGACGGCCAGTACGGTCCCGCCGAGCTGCCGGTTCCTGCTCCAGCGGGCGACGGCGTACCCACCGACGAGGCCGGTGGCAGCCACGAGCGCCGTAGGAACCTTGGTCGTCTTCGCCATGTCGGCCTGCCTCCGCTGGATCGGGTCGTACAGCAGTCGTGTACGGGTGCGTGTACGTGCGCTACGGGCGAGGCTAACCCGTGATCCTGGGTAACCGGCCGGGCGGGGTGACCGGTCCTGTCCGGGACGGAGCGACGGACTCCGACATGTTCGTAGTGTCCCGCCGGCATAGTCGCTACGCTCCCAGCGGGGGGAACGCGGGTGCGGATGGCGGGAGTTGACGGTGTTTCAGAGACCGCTGGGGCGGTGTTGTGGCGTCTTGGTGGGCGTCGGGCTGTTACTGACCGGCTGTTCCGGTTCGGGAGGGGACGGTACCGCCGGGTCCAAGGGCTCGACAACGAGTGGTGGCACACGCTCCAGCCCCGCTTCGAGCCCCGACCCGGACTCGGACTCAAGCGCGACCCCGACCCCCAGCCCCACAGCTCTGGCCTTCGACCCCGACCCCGCCCGCCTGCCGAAGACCCGCGCGCAGGCCGTACGCCTGGCCCGCGCCGTCGCGGCGGAGCCCGTGAGCTGGGGGCCCGGCTTCGTCAGACGCGACCCGTACGAGAGTGACCCCGGCTACTGGCCCGTGCTCGACGCGAACTGTGTCTGGCGGCGCGAGTCACTACCCGCGACGGTGCTCGCCTCACTCACCCGCTACAGCGAACTGCCCGCGGAGGACGGCAAGGGCCCGATCCGCATCACCGCCGTCGTCACCGTGCACCGGACCGTGACGGACGCCGAATGGGAGATGGCCGGGATGCTCGAAGAGGCGATGCGCTGCCCCGACCAGCAGCTCCGAGAGGGCGAGCGGATCACCGGGCTGCTCTCCCAGGGCACGTCGTACGGGCTGATGGGCAACTTGACCGCCGAGGACGCGCTCTCGGAGGGCGGCCAGTTCTACAGCGACGAACTCGGCGGCCCTCACTACTACTACTGGATACAGAGCCGGCTGGGCCAGGTCACCGTGGCTGCCGTCGGCAGGGGCGCCACCGGCCGGACCGACGCAGAGGTCACTGCCGCCCTGGTGCCAGGACTGTCCCAGATGCTGGGCGACGTCGAGACCGAACTGGAGGCTGCGGAATGAGCGAGCGCCTGCTCCCCACCGACCCCTCCTCCGTCGGCGGACACCGACTGCTGGCCCGCCTCGGCGCCGGTGGCATGGGCGTGGTCTACCTCGGCCGTACCGAGGCCGGGACGTTGACCGCCGTCAAGGTCATCCAGGCCGAGTACGCGGACGAGCCGGACTTCCGTGCCCGGTTCCGCCGCGAGGTCGAGGCGGCCCGCCGGGTGACGAGCCCCTGGGCGGTGCCCGTCACCGGCGCCGACCCGGACGCGGCGGCACCCTGGCTGGCCACCGCCTTCGTGCCCGGCCCCTCGCTCGGCGAGGCCGTCGCCCGCCACGGTCCGCTGCCAGCCCGGAGCGTGCGAGTCCTGGGCAGGATGCTCGCCGCCGCGCTGCGCGAGGTGCACGCCGCCGGGCTGGTCCACCGTGACGTCAAGCCCGCCAACGTCCTGCTCGCCGTGGACGGTCCGCGTCTCATCGACTTCGGGATCGCCCGCGTGGTCGACGAGACCGCGATCACCTCCGCCGACCTGGTCGTCGGCACGCCAGGCTTCCTCTCCCCGGAGCAGGCCGAGGCACGCGGTGCCCAGGTGGGCCCGGCAAGCGACATCTTCTCGCTGGGCTGTCTGCTGGCGTACGCGGTGACCGGCCGTCCGCCGTTCGGCACCGGCGCGGTGGACGCCCTCCTCTACCGCACGGTCCACGACGAGCCCGACCTGGCAGGCATCGAGTCGGGCGACGAGCCCGGCACCGGTTCCGGCGACGACGCGGCGAGCGGCGAACTGCTGACGCTGCTGCACATGTGCCTGGCGAAGGACCCCGCGGACCGTCCGACGGCCGAGCAGATCTGCACGGTGCTGCTGGTCGAGGACGCCGTCCCCGACAGTGGCCAGACCGACTGGCTGCCTGACGACGTCGTACGGGGAATCGCGGACCGCTCGTCCGAGATGCTGGCGCTTCCCGACATCGAGCCGACGCTGCCGGCCGCCGGCGCGGCAGCCGAAGCAGGACAGGACGCGGAGCCGCCGTCGCCCGGCCGGCGCCGACTGCTCCTGGCCTCGGGTGCGGCGGTGCTCATGGCGGTGGGCGGGGCCGCGGCCTGGGCCGCACTGCGCGACGAGGACACCCCGGGCACACCGGCGGCCCGGCGCTGGGCCATCGGGGTCCAGGCGGATCTCAGCGGCGCGCAGCGGACGGCGGGCCGGGCGCAGGAGCAGGGCGCGCGACTGGCGGTCGAGCAGTTCAACTCCCGTAAGGACAAGCCGTTCGAGCTCACCCTGAAGGCGGTCGACGACGGCGGCAGCGCGGCGCGGGCACCCGCCGCGGCCAAGACGCTGATCCAGGACGCCGACGTACTCGCCGTGCTCGGCCCGACCAACGACGAGACCGCCAACGCGGTCCTCGCCGCCTACGACGAGGCCCTGCTGCCGCTGCTGTGCGTCTCGGCCGGAGGGCTGATCCTGACGAGGGCTCAGTACCGGTCCTTCGTGCACTGCCGCCCCAGTGACGCGGCGGTCGCTCTCCCGATCAGCTTCTACCTGATGGGGCAGAAGGAGACAGCGCGGCCCGGCGTCCTCCAGGACCGGACCGGGCAGACGTACGCCCAGGAAACCGCCTCGATCAGCATCCTCGTGCTGCGTGACCTGGGCAGGCCGGCCTACCCTCGGGTGGTCCCGGCGGGCACCGACGACCTGGCACCCGTGGTCGCCGACATGCTGCGGGCCGGGATCGGCTCCTTCATCTACGCCGGGTACGCGCAGGGAGCGGTCCAGGCGGCCCGGGAACTTGCGGGCGTCGGCTTCGACAGGCCGAGGCTGAGCTCGCAGGCAGTGATCGACCCTGCGTTCCTCGATCTGGCCGGGGACGCGGCCGAGGGATGGCTGATGACCTCCTCCTTCGTCGACCCCACCGCCGTGCCGGCCGCGGCGGCCTTCACCACCGCCTTCCGCAAGCGCTACGGTGCCGCGCCCGGCTACTACGCCGCCGAGGCGTACGACACCGTCAACCTCGTCCTCCAGGAGTTGGTGAAGGCAACAAAGGCCACGACGGCATCGAAGGCCACGACGGCAACGAAGAACACGACGGCAACGAAGAACACGACGGGTACGCAGGCTGCGAAGGCCGGACAGCCGCCGAGCCGCCAGGAGTTGGTGGGTCTGCTGCGCAAGAGCCGCTACAAGGGCATCACCAAGGAGTTCTCCTTCAAGCCGGAGGACGGCACGTTCGCCGGGTGGGGCGTCTTCCTGCACCAGGTAGAGGGCGGCCGGTTCCGCTTCCTCGGCGAAGCCCCCTCCGCGGCGTAGCGGTGGGCGGGGCGGTTGGCGGGGCGCACCCGGACGGCCACGCGGGCGACCCGCACGCCGGAGACCCGCACACGGGAGACCGTGCGGAAGGCCGTGTGGGAGTGCACGCGCTCAAGCCGGGCGACCCCCCCTTCGTCGGCGGCCACCGGCTGCTGGGACGGCTCGGCTCGGGCGGTATGGGCGTGGTCTACCTGGCCCGTTCGACGGGAGGGGCGCTGGTCGCGCTGAAGGTGATCCGCGCCGAGTACGCGGCCGACGACGGCTTCCGCACCCGGTTCCGGCGCGAGGCCGAGGCGGCGACCGGGCTCACCGGACGGTGGGTGGTGCCGGTCACCACGGCGGAACCGGAGGCCCCCGAGCCCTGGCTCGCGACCGCCTTCGTACCGGGCCCGTCGCTGGCCGAGGCCGTCGAACTGTACGGGCCGCTGCCGGACCGTACGGTACGCGCGCTGGGCACCCGGCTGGCCGAGGCGCTCACCGAGGTGCACGCGGCGGGCCTGGTGCACCGGGATGTCAAGCCGCACAACGTGCTGCTCGCCCTGGACGGCCCCCGGCTGATCGACTTCGGCATCGCGCGGTCCACCACGGCCACCGCGATCACCGCGACCGACGTGGTGATCGGCTCACCCGGCTATCTCTCGCCGGAACAGGCGCAGGCGCGAGCCGGTGACATGGGCCCACCGAGCGACGTCTTCTCGCTGGGCTGCGTCCTGGCGTACGCGGCAACGGGCCGCCGCCCGTTCGGCACTGGCACCCCGGCCGCCGTCCTCTTCCGTACGGTCCACGAGGAACCGGACCTGGAAGCGGTGCCCCGGTCCCTGGTCCCGCTGCTGACGAGCTGCCTGGCCAAGGACCCGCAGGCCAGGCCCACCGCACGGGCGGTACGGGACGCCCTGGCCGACGAGGGCGCGGGCGAGGCCGGGGGCGACTGGCTGCCGCCCACCCTGCCCCGGTTGATCGCACGACGCTCGGCCGCAGTCCTGGCCCTCCCTGACCCCGGCCCGTCCACCCTCGTACAGCCGGCGGAACAGCCCTCCCCCTCCCGGCGCCGCCTGCTGACCCTGGGCTCGGCGGCAGCGGTGGCCCTGACCGGCGGCGGCCTGGCGGCCTGGGCGGCCTCCCGGCCGTCGGCGGGCGGCGGTGGCGGGACAACGGGCTCGGGACCACTGCCCCGGTACGTCATCGGAGTGCACGCGGACCTGACGGGCACGGACAGGACGATCGGCCGGGCGCAGGAGAGGGGAGCGCGGCTGGCCGTGGAGGACTTCAACTCCCGCTCCCGTTGGGGAAGTTCCGGCTCGCCAGGCAGCCGTACCTTCGAGTTGGCCCTGAAGGTCCTCGATGACGCGGGGGAGGCGAAACGGGCCGCGGAGGTGGCCGGAAGGTTCGTCGCGGACCACGACGTGTACGCCGTCATCGGCCCGACAGGCAACGCCGCGACCCAGGCGTCCATCGCCCGCTACGAGAAGGCACTGCTGCCCGTCGTCACCGTCTCCGCCGGCCTGGACCCGGACCTCTCCGAACGCGCGTTCTTCCAGCTCAGGCCCGACGAGAACACACTGTCG
The DNA window shown above is from Streptomyces sp. NBC_01451 and carries:
- a CDS encoding bifunctional serine/threonine-protein kinase/ABC transporter substrate-binding protein, whose product is MSERLLPTDPSSVGGHRLLARLGAGGMGVVYLGRTEAGTLTAVKVIQAEYADEPDFRARFRREVEAARRVTSPWAVPVTGADPDAAAPWLATAFVPGPSLGEAVARHGPLPARSVRVLGRMLAAALREVHAAGLVHRDVKPANVLLAVDGPRLIDFGIARVVDETAITSADLVVGTPGFLSPEQAEARGAQVGPASDIFSLGCLLAYAVTGRPPFGTGAVDALLYRTVHDEPDLAGIESGDEPGTGSGDDAASGELLTLLHMCLAKDPADRPTAEQICTVLLVEDAVPDSGQTDWLPDDVVRGIADRSSEMLALPDIEPTLPAAGAAAEAGQDAEPPSPGRRRLLLASGAAVLMAVGGAAAWAALRDEDTPGTPAARRWAIGVQADLSGAQRTAGRAQEQGARLAVEQFNSRKDKPFELTLKAVDDGGSAARAPAAAKTLIQDADVLAVLGPTNDETANAVLAAYDEALLPLLCVSAGGLILTRAQYRSFVHCRPSDAAVALPISFYLMGQKETARPGVLQDRTGQTYAQETASISILVLRDLGRPAYPRVVPAGTDDLAPVVADMLRAGIGSFIYAGYAQGAVQAARELAGVGFDRPRLSSQAVIDPAFLDLAGDAAEGWLMTSSFVDPTAVPAAAAFTTAFRKRYGAAPGYYAAEAYDTVNLVLQELVKATKATTASKATTATKNTTATKNTTGTQAAKAGQPPSRQELVGLLRKSRYKGITKEFSFKPEDGTFAGWGVFLHQVEGGRFRFLGEAPSAA
- a CDS encoding bifunctional serine/threonine-protein kinase/ABC transporter substrate-binding protein; the encoded protein is MHALKPGDPPFVGGHRLLGRLGSGGMGVVYLARSTGGALVALKVIRAEYAADDGFRTRFRREAEAATGLTGRWVVPVTTAEPEAPEPWLATAFVPGPSLAEAVELYGPLPDRTVRALGTRLAEALTEVHAAGLVHRDVKPHNVLLALDGPRLIDFGIARSTTATAITATDVVIGSPGYLSPEQAQARAGDMGPPSDVFSLGCVLAYAATGRRPFGTGTPAAVLFRTVHEEPDLEAVPRSLVPLLTSCLAKDPQARPTARAVRDALADEGAGEAGGDWLPPTLPRLIARRSAAVLALPDPGPSTLVQPAEQPSPSRRRLLTLGSAAAVALTGGGLAAWAASRPSAGGGGGTTGSGPLPRYVIGVHADLTGTDRTIGRAQERGARLAVEDFNSRSRWGSSGSPGSRTFELALKVLDDAGEAKRAAEVAGRFVADHDVYAVIGPTGNAATQASIARYEKALLPVVTVSAGLDPDLSERAFFQLRPDENTLSTPFIHYLTHVEKSTRTALIDDWAASRTSWQIVRSLTAYPPAEGTTTTHAVPADSEDFDTVAASVLAARAEAVVYAGTSPHRAALCARSLVRAGFQGTRMAPEPVLEPTFLTEAGAAAEGWLISATYVDPAELPAAAGFVTAYKKRFGVRTVERFAVEAYDALLFVAQSLGGLGAVEVERGAMVRRLRASTYKGLAKTIEFDAKTGQFNLVNGLFLHRVENGAPRFLGRYDKVRKT